In Lodderomyces elongisporus chromosome 2, complete sequence, the following proteins share a genomic window:
- a CDS encoding uncharacterized protein (BUSCO:EOG09264PDD), with product MNVGKIRYIFQIPSLHHHHPRNAFTILTRTHSSETTATAIGTGTQTTTNYSPEEVEKAKKWLEKLSTNTIPRHLFNISYSRSSGPGGQKVNKTSSKATISLEPGQWLDPSVFYWVPGPVQEQLQNGNIRYATKNKGMVIQCDTSRNREENLEECFERLVREIKSSVHFASEATEEDKEKWEQLEQDFKERKKYNKKKTSEKKQARSKKFDW from the coding sequence ATGAATGTTGGCAAAATAAGAtacatttttcaaataccgCTGcttcaccatcatcatccacGGAATGCATTTACCATTCTAACACGAACACATTCTTCTGAAACAACCGCTACTGCTATTGGCACCGGCACTCAAACCACTACAAATTACTCCCCCgaagaagttgaaaagGCCAAGAAATGGCTTGAAAAATTGTCCACAAACACCATTCCAAGGCACTTATTCAACATTTCCTATAGCCGATCATCTGGTCCTGGAGGTCAAAAAGTTAACAAGACTTCAAGCAAGGCTACAATATCACTAGAACCGGGCCAGTGGCTAGATCCTAGTGTGTTTTATTGGGTTCCGGGCCCTGTTCAAGAGCAACTTCAAAATGGCAATATTAGATACGCAACGAAAAATAAAGGGATGGTGATTCAGTGCGATACGAGTCGTAATCGAGAAGAAAACTTGGAAGAGTGCTTTGAGAGATTGGTTAGGGAAATCAAATCTTCTGTACACTTTGCCAGCGAAGCCACGGAAGAGGACAAAGAGAAGTGGGAGCAGCTCGAGCAGGACTTTAAAGAACGGAAAAAGtataacaaaaagaaaacatccGAGAAGAAACAAGCTCGCTCAAAGAAATTTGATTGGTAA
- the MTM1 gene encoding Carrier protein, mitochondrial (BUSCO:EOG09262JAT), translating to MFLKAIKTNESNHSDQTVHNLSAFNSEGSFTSIASIATAAITTRRYIKQGKTLTMSDEQISITQRMISACSGSLITSLVVTPFDVIRIRIQQQEILPQNEPCCQKHFPQEFPKEFPTSSIKPVGMKIPSSATSSLITSSSPSSSPTLASSATKLATSSPELFWIHNHYCNPGAENCTRISSTFQGFATISKHEGITTLWRGLSLTLLMAVPSNIIYFTGYEYLRDHSPFGGYTFNPLLCGALARCMSATFVAPVELIKTRLQSIPADSKESSGVMRHLLKDSMTLMQKNGAGTLFKGLGITLWRDVPFSGIYWFSYEHLKRGISELLKVDFNNNSKTSAEGHEDWKVFTTSFLSGSISGSIAAFFTNPFDVGKTRLQITTDDESVSREGNRRVKRPSMFRFLADIYRKEGVGALYAGFGPRVMKIAPACAIMISSYEIGKKFFKNGNLNSRDG from the coding sequence ATGTTCTTAAAAGCAATTAAAACTAACGAGTCTAACCACCTGGACCAAACTGTGCACAATCTATCAGCATTTAACTCTGAGGGCTCCTTCACTAGTATTGCATCCATTGCTACTGCTGCGATTACAACCAGAAGATATATCAAACAAGGAAAAACGCTTACGATGAGCGATGAGCAAATCTCGATAACGCAGCGAATGATTAGTGCTTGCTCAGGAAGTTTAATCACTTCATTGGTGGTTACGCCATTTGACGTGATAAGGATAAGAATACAACAGCAAGAGATTCTACCGCAAAATGAACCTTGTTGTCAAAAACATTTTCCTCAAGAGTTTCCTAAAGAGTTTCCTACATCGAGTATAAAGCCTGTAGGGATGAAAATACCTTCCTCGGCAACATCGTCTCTTataacatcatcatcaccatcatcatcaccaacaCTCGCATCTTCTGCAACAAAGCTTGCTACATCATCACCTGAACTATTTTGGATCCACAATCATTACTGCAATCCGGGAGCTGAAAATTGTACTCGTATTTCATCCACGTTCCAAGGATTTGCCACTATCAGTAAGCATGAAGGTATTACCACGTTATGGCGAGGGTTGTCATTGACTTTACTCATGGCTGTTCCGTCAAATATTATATACTTCACTGGGTATGAGTACCTTCGAGATCACTCGCCTTTTGGAGGCTATACTTTTAATCCATTGCTTTGTGGTGCCTTGGCAAGGTGTATGTCAGCTACATTTGTCGCTCCGGTAGAGTTGATAAAAACGAGATTGCAGTCCATTCCAGCAGATTCTAAAGAGTCGTCTGGCGTAATGCGCCACCTTTTGAAAGACTCAATGACCTTGATGCAAAAGAATGGAGCTGGCACATTGTTTAAGGGTTTGGGCATTACACTTTGGAGAGACGTACCGTTCTCTGGAATATATTGGTTTTCTTATGAGCATTTAAAGCGTGGGATATCCGAATTGTTGAAAGTTGACTTTAACAATAATTCCAAAACATCAGCTGAAGGTCATGAAGATTGGAAGGTGTTTACCACTTCGTTTCTATCGGGGTCCATTTCTGGATCCATTGCCGCTTTTTTCACCAATCCATTCGATGTGGGGAAAACTAGACTTCAAATTACAACAGATGATGAAAGTGTTAGTCGCGAAGGAAATAGACGTGTGAAAAGACCAAGCATGTTCAGATTTTTGGCTGACATATACAGAAAGGAAGGTGTGGGTGCTTTATATGCTGGGTTTGGTCCAAGAGTGATGAAGATTGCACCAGCTTGCGCCATTATGATATCTTCATATGAGATTGGtaaaaagtttttcaagAATGGGAATTTGAATAGTAGAGATGGatga
- the SPT20 gene encoding Transcription factor spt20 — protein MQQTKTPQMGSSSQNMSLSKQQYQQHQQNQQQKQQTQQTQSTMSLLKQKINLKNYHFASTTDEILRKYAKYPASLNLHIYENHFRFNNSQDSQIIPKNSSMIKTFMNHVLKEEIPVEMSELLKDFAIKSYDGCLILQIYDHRNMVPTSSLVNRGNSPIKGGNNNGNMPEPVIVSKPKTYRTLLKPTPLSIYYDLLYHTDSALTKFTDTLSLQMESEILTLTNRELDLSVKINPYDYEYLRPDSEPCKTDDGNKIDRVGILYNDFAQEEPLWEHRKAVDVPIRKIHQDEMVFHKSSEYEELMLLLSNKTRRAEDSQDKKLVVVPSSVAVSTNTTSLSQGTTTKPSSKEGTAGAETLKNSKKGNERGGSNGSSGPGGPGGPGGPGGSNGSSNSNASNASTSTVPTIPLAMSSNPVRTTGQFMRLRMIEEIRKKRELEKSQQEAKLHAQTSAAGANAIQNDIPVPGNMNNQNHGNFPIGVPNSFDRSAPQSGKGTASPAINNTSNNSNNNNNMNMNMNINNNNNNNNNNNNNNSAFQQPPPAKRAKKDPKNKPNNNVQASQSSSPQFGHGMNSNNIGGSQIPSVGNTPMINHQGVSIVGQQSHISSNTSQSQSQVVTPQIPNGSPNFPLQAPQPQQPPAFSGQHAPQPQPPSQPPSQPPSQPPSQPPSQPPLQQQTQHPQLTLQQQQQQQQHQHQQIFQNTLSPEEQQVYKQIQQKMSTLAMMGQTGVAPNGQQLTPQHKQQALQQVKILQQQLLQKFPVYFQRLKQFQIFQQKQKLQLQQQQQQQQQQQQQQQQQQQQQQQQQQQQQQQQQAMTGQNNQSSNTPQLQQAGAPEQKKKRVYKRKNTQT, from the coding sequence AtgcaacaaacaaagactCCCCAAATGGGGCTGTCAAGTCAAAACATGTCACTActgaaacaacaatatcaacaacatcagcaaaaccaacaacaaaagcagCAGACACAGCAGACGCAATCGACAATGTCGCTATTGAAGCAAAAGATAAACCTCAAGAACTATCACTTTGCATCCACCACCGACGAGATCTTGCGAAAATATGCCAAGTATCCAGCGTCGTTAAATTTACATATTTATGAGAATCATTTCAGATTCAACAACTCACAGGATTCGCAGATCATACCCAAAAATTCCAGTATGATCAAGACATTTATGAACCATGTTTTGAAAGAGGAGATACCAGTAGAAATGAGTGAATTACTCAAGGACTTTGCTATCAAATCATATGATGGTTGTTTGATATTGCAAATATACGACCATAGAAACATGGTACCAACATCGTCACTAGTAAATAGAGGCAACTCTCCTATCAAAGGCGGGAATAATAATGGTAACATGCCGGAGCCGGTTATTGTATCAAAACCGAAAACATATCGAACGTTGCTCAAACCAACGCCGTTATCCATATACTATGACCTTCTATACCATACGGATTCAGCGCTTACAAAATTCACAGACACGTTGTCTTTACAGATGGAATCAGAGATTTTGACACTTACTAATCGTGAGCTAGACTTATCGGTTAAAATCAACCCATATGATTATGAATATTTGAGACCGGATTCTGAGCCATGCAAAACAGATGAtggaaataaaattgaCCGCGTGGGAATACTATATAATGATTTTGCCCAAGAGGAACCTCTATGGGAACATCGTAAAGCAGTTGATGTTCCTATACGTAAGATCCATCAAGACGAAATGGTTTTCCACAAGTCGTCCGAGTACGAGGAGCTCATGCTTTTACTTTCAAATAAAACCCGGCGCGCAGAAGATTCACAGGATAAAAAACTTGTTGTGGTGCCATCCTCTGTGGCAGTGTCTACAAACACCACTTCATTGAGTCAAGGAACTACAACAAAACCCTCGAGCAAAGAAGGCACAGCTGGAGCTGaaactttgaaaaacaGTAAGAAGGGTAATGAGAGAGGTGGATCGAATGGTTCTAGTGGCCCCGGTGGCCCCGGTGGTCCCGGTGGTCCTGGTGGCTCCAATGGCTCCAGTAACTCCAACGCTTCCAATGCTTCAACCTCAACGGTGCCAACAATACCTCTTGCGATGTCCTCCAATCCTGTGAGGACCACTGGACAATTTATGCGATTGAGAATGATTGAAGAAATCAGGAAAAAGCGAGAGTTGGAAAAATCCCAACAAGAGGCCAAGCTTCATGCTCAAACAAGTGCAGCTGGAGCAAATGCAATTCAAAACGATATTCCTGTACCCGGTAATATGAATAATCAGAATCATGGTAATTTTCCCATCGGTGTTCCTAACTCGTTTGATAGGTCAGCACCACAAAGTGGCAAAGGCACTGCATCTCCTGCAATCAACAATACTAGtaacaatagcaacaataacaataacatgAACATGAACATGAAcattaacaataacaataacaataataacaataataataataataatagcgCTTTCCAGCAGCCACCCCCAGCAAAACGAGCAAAGAAAGATCCCAAGAATAAACCAAATAATAATGTTCAAGCATCGCAACTGCTGTCTCCTCAATTTGGCCATGGTATGAACAGTAATAACATTGGTGGCTCGCAGATACCATCCGTTGGAAACACACCGATGATCAACCATCAAGGTGTGTCTATTGTTGGTCAACAAAGTCATATAAGCCTGAATACAAGTCAGAGTCAAAGTCAAGTTGTCACTCCGCAAATCCCCAATGGATCTCCAAACTTCCCTTTGCAAgcaccacaaccacaacagcCACCAGCATTTTCCGGGCAACATgcaccacaaccacaaccaccactGCAACCACCACTGCAACCACCACTGCAACCACCACTGCAACCACCACTGCAACCACCATTGCAACAGCAAACGCAGCATCCGCAATTGActttacaacaacagcagcagcaacaacaacatcagcatcaacagatttttcaaaacacgCTTTCGCCAGAGGAACAACAAGTGTACAAACAAATCCAACAGAAGATGAGCACATTGGCGATGATGGGTCAAACTGGTGTGGCACCAAATGGACAGCAATTAACACCTCAGCATAAGCAACAAGCTCTTCAACAAGTGAAAATCTTGCAGCAAcaattgttgcaaaaatttCCGGTGTATTTTCAGAGGTTGAAGCAATTTCAAATCTTTCAACAGAAGCAGAAATTacagctacaacaacaacagcagcagcaacaacaacagcaacagcaacaacaacagcagcagcaacaacaacagcagcagcaacaacaacagcagcagcaacaacaagctATGACGGGTCAGAATAATCAAAGCAGCAATACTCCACAATTACAACAGGCCGGAGCTCCagaacagaaaaagaaacgcGTTTATAAACGAAAGAATACTCAAACTTAA
- the KOG1 gene encoding Target of rapamycin complex 1 subunit kog1 (BUSCO:EOG092609RF): MENNMTNLTTTAGTAGTTRGVGSGSGFGSESRSEQESKQTVTGARVGPSSRVVVSTPNPVAPHLLNGDGRPAFQLNDKMRHGFDDDYNSENFLNTLANTFYIYYDDKRQITNGNPITPEMKMMPKYYKNYQPIYDWKVMKERQKTISAVLVLCLNLGVDPPDVMKTYPCAKFEAWCDPTTFTDTKKALENIGKNLQSQYETLSLRTRYKQSLDPCVEDVKRFCNTLRRNAKDERILFHYNGHGVPQPTTSGEIWVFNRGYTQYIPISLYDLQTWLGAPVIFVYDCNSAGNIIQNFKKFVQKRIDDDNDGNHDQSAPSPTSAYLDCIQLAACKSNELLPMSPDLPADLFTCCLTCPIDISVTWFIMQSSMRKNYYDQLPRNQVGNVIIPGKLTDRRTPLGELNWIFTAITDTIAWTSLSRPIFKRLFRQDLMVAALFRNFLLAKRIMPLLNCNPISDPPLPDVVKYHPMWDSWDLAIDQVLSQLLKTTEDGGGKTTDNASSQSAVSNNEKSAASAAANVRNGSTSSLTSVPTQNGSHHNQNQNQNQNQNQNQSQNQNQNHSGGSSTVAGQNLGNYQHSTFFEQQLTAFEIWLKYAGPSTKEPPEQLPIVLQVLLSQVHRLRALILLSKFLDLGPWAVYLSLSIGIFPYVLKLLQSPAQELKPVLIFIWARIMAIDYKGTQQELCKDKGYNYFYSILNSSSGTPGNSANTTTVALNGTSSGPLLINDDHKAMSAFILTLFMRDFKNGQRLCFSTELIGNCIRLISISENPLLRQWCCLLLSQLWNKYPDGKWAAYKDGYVTELYMLLNDPIPEVRTSIILALTTFITEPTLSLGIGQQSSQSSQSQPAAPNGTAMDAKKDEMRQQDLKLANVLLGLLGDGSPIVRRELVFFISKFIQTYFKFFLIVAFNQLEEEIVLLDDPNSLNEFRKKSPAYGSIFSSVWKALLILSEDPHCEIKQLAETLIDFVMFKLNESELAPLVVDMQSFLLSKSSIEIDSFQVHQPQKPILAGRKPLNDSKRQTSSASVINRKNNLRIEGSSLMTATTTTRAASSSFAGQGSDNNSSSDTESITSKIKNFSISKLFKSFHLNEETDLPNFTRMLRAGPIQVGYGAEYKPRSAFFVERDLSNPPSMPSHSGFFDYSCEYFQEPQMSKNEIDEPGSKEYIKRLWRRNRNEAIIQKTQPQKEMAVRGDWNADIKILNNIVQPKCIRFTQFEKILVASDEKDNLTVWDWDAGVVVKKFSNGNPFGTKITDIKFLNEDDQSLLLTGSSDGVVKIYKNFHTNENGNEEEYGNNNEDDYVDDDDDDDDDDEGEMKMKMKKGGKEIRKSINGGDMGLAIKDVSGRTTSRIEGKKKNNGVELVTGWRALTDLLLTAKSSGLVSEWQQSRGSLLVSGDVKVIRIWDAPRELCLSDIPARSSSSITSLTSDQVAGNVFIAGFDDGSIRVYDRRLDSRESMVRVWKSGRQQPNSQNDCQFGYGSIRNVHMQRGGFRELVSGSSDGFVNLWDIRLNDPVMTYTTPDKQIRSMDVHEHAPVLTTGSKSVRMWSTGGTDLATLRNISQESKYLSSGRGINYVSSTTFHPHHMMLATNNTQDSNICIYNCRDVVVEY; the protein is encoded by the coding sequence ATGGAAAACAACATGACTAATttgacaacaacagcaggaACAGCGGGAACAACGAGAGGAGTTGGATCCGGATCCGGATTTGGGTCCGAATCCAGGTCTGAGCaagaatcaaaacaaacagTGACCGGAGCAAGGGTAGGGCCACTGTCTAGAGTAGTTGTATCAACACCCAACCCAGTGGCTCCTCATTTATTAAATGGAGATGGACGACCGGCCTTTCAGTTGAACGACAAGATGAGACACGGGTTTGATGACGATTACAATTCTGAAAATTTTCTCAACACTCTTGCAAACacattttatatatactaCGACGACAAACGCCAGATTACAAATGGTAACCCAATTACTccagaaatgaaaatgatgcCAAAGTATTACAAAAATTACCAACCAATATATGACTGGAAAGTCATGAAAGAACGACAAAAAACTATAAGCGCAGTCCTTGTGCTTTGTCTAAACTTAGGAGTTGACCCACCAGATGTAATGAAGACATACCCCTGTGCCAAATTCGAAGCATGGTGCGACCCTACAACTTTCACAGATACAAAAAAGGCACTTGAAAACATTGGCAAAAATTTACAATCTCAGTATGAAACCTTGTCTTTGCGAACCCGATATAAGCAATCCTTGGATCCGTGTGTTGAAGATGTCAAGAGATTTTGCAACACTCTACGAAGAAACGCCAAGGATGAACGAATCTTGTTCCATTACAACGGACATGGTGTTCCGCAACCTACTACAAGTGGAGAAATATGGGTCTTTAATCGAGGATATACGCAATATATTCCAATATCCTTATACGACTTGCAAACTTGGCTAGGCGCGCCCGTAATATTCGTATACGATTGCAATAGTGCTGGAAATATAATCCAAAACTTTAAGaaatttgttcaaaaaagaatagacgATGATAACGATGGGAACCATGACCAAAGTGCGCCATCACCCACGTCAGCATACCTTGATTGCATTCAATTGGCTGCTTGTAAAAGCAATGAGCTTTTACCAATGAGCCCAGATTTACCAGCTGATCTATTTACTTGTTGCTTAACTTGTCCAATTGATATTAGTGTCACTTGGTTCATAATGCAAAGCTCAATGAGGAAAAATTACTATGATCAACTTCCTAGGAATCAGGTAGGGAATGTTATTATTCCGGGAAAACTAACTGATCGAAGAACCCCTTTGGGAGAATTGAATTGGATCTTTACTGCAATCACAGACACAATTGCATGGACATCGTTGTCGAGACCAATTTTTAAGAGGCTTTTCAGACAGGATCTTATGGTTGCTGCATTGTTTAGAAACTTCTTGCTTGCCAAGAGGATAATGCCACTTTTAAACTGCAACCCTATCAGCGACCCACCATTGCCAGACGTGGTCAAGTATCATCCAATGTGGGACTCTTGGGATTTGGCTATTGATCAAGTACTTTCCCAGCTCTTGAAAACTACGGAAGATGGAGGTGGAAAAACTACTGATAATGCATCTCTGCAATCAGCTGTATCCAATAACGAGAAATCGGCGGCTTCAGCAGCAGCTAATGTTCGTAATGGTTCAACTTCCTCTTTAACTTCTGTACCAACGCAAAATGGGTCACATCAcaatcaaaaccaaaaccaaaaccaaaaccaaaatcaaaatcaaagtcaaaatcaaaaccagAATCATAGTGGTGGCTCTTCTACTGTTGCTGGACAGAATTTGGGCAATTACCAACACTCAACATTTTTTGAGCAACAGCTTACAGCTTTTGAGATTTGGTTGAAATATGCTGGACCATCCACCAAAGAGCCACCAGAACAATTACCTATAGTGTTGCAAGTGCTTTTATCACAGGTCCACAGGTTAAGAGctttgatattgttgtCGAAATTTCTTGATCTTGGTCCTTGGGCAGTTTATTTATCATTGTCTATTGGGATATTCCCATACGTGTTGAAGCTTTTGCAAAGTCCCGCTCAAGAGCTAAAGCcggttttaatttttatttgggCACGAATTATGGCAATTGATTATAAAGGAACACAACAAGAATTATGCAAGGATAAGGGCTACAATTATTTTTACCTGATCTTGAACTCGCTGTCCGGTACACCAGGTAACTCTGCAAATACCACAACTGTCGCTTTAAATGGCACGAGCTCTGGTCCTTTATTAATTAATGATGATCACAAGGCCATGAGTGCATTTATATTGACTTTGTTTATGAGGGATTTCAAAAATGGACAAAGACTCTGTTTTTCCACGGAATTGATTGGCAATTGCATAAGGCTCATTTCGATTAGTGAAAATCCGTTGCTTAGACAATGGTGCTGTTTGCTTTTATCGCAATTGTGGAACAAATATCCCGATGGGAAATGGGCTGCTTATAAGGATGGTTATGTTACTGAGTTGTACATGTTGTTAAATGATCCCATTCCGGAGGTGCGCACTTCGATCATCTTGGCACTAACAACATTTATTACTGAGCCTACATTAAGCTTGGGGATTGGACAGCAACTGCTGCAACtgctgcaactgcaacctGCAGCACCTAATGGTACAGCTATGGATGCTAAAAAGGATGAGATGAGGCAGCAAGATTTGAAACTTGCCAATGTTTTGCTTGGATTGTTAGGTGATGGTTCACCCATTGTTCGTCGAGAGTTGGTATTTTTCATCAGCAAATTCATTCAAAcatatttcaaatttttcctTATTGTAGCTTTTAATCAGCTCGAGGAGGAAATTGTGTTATTGGATGATCCAAATTCATTAAATGAATTTCGGAAAAAGTCACCCGCTTACGGTTCGATTTTCAGCTCAGTTTGGAAAGCATTACTTATTCTTTCGGAAGACCCACATTGTGAAATAAAGCAATTAGCTGAGACtttgattgattttgtGATGTTCAAACTAAATGAAAGCGAGTTGGCTCCTTTGGTGGTAGATATGCAAAGCTTTTTATTGAGCAAGTCGTCGATTGAAATCGATAGTTTCCAAGTGCATCAACCCCAGAAGCCTATTCTTGCGGGTAGGAAACCTTTAAATGACTCGAAACGACAAACTTCCAGCGCATCTGTGATCAATAGAAAGAACAATTTGCGCATTGAGGGCTCTTCATTGATGACGGCAACAACGACGACAAGGGCTGCATCGTCATCTTTTGCGGGTCAAGGTCTGGATAataattcttcttctgatACAGAGTCCATTACTTCaaagattaaaaatttttccATATCGaaacttttcaaaagtttTCACCTCAACGAAGAGACAGATTTACCAAATTTTACACGTATGTTGAGAGCAGGACCAATACAAGTGGGCTATGGTGCTGAGTACAAACCAAGATCggctttttttgttgaaagGGACTTGTCAAATCCACCCTCGATGCCTTCTCATTCTGGATTTTTTGACTATAGTTGCGAGTATTTTCAAGAACCACAAATGTCTAAAAACGAAATCGATGAACCTGGTTCAAAAGAGTATATCAAGAGGTTGTGGAGGCGTAACAGGAATGAAGCAATCATTCAAAAGACGCAACCTCAAAAGGAAATGGCTGTGAGAGGAGACTGGAATGCGGATATCAAGATATTGAACAACATTGTTCAACCCAAATGTATTAGATTCAcgcaatttgaaaagattcTAGTTGCTAgtgatgaaaaagataatCTTACAGTTTGGGATTGGGATGCCGGAGTTGTGGTGAAGAAATTCTCAAATGGGAATCCATTTGGTACCAAAATTACAGAcataaaatttttaaatgaagatgatcaATCCTTGCTACTCACTGGCTCTTCTGATGGAGTTGTGAAAATTTATAAAAATTTCCATACGAATGAAAATGgcaatgaagaagaatatggtaataataatgaggATGAttatgttgatgatgatgatgatgatgatgatgacgacgagggggagatgaagatgaagatgaagaagggTGGAAAGGAGATTAGAAAGTCGATCAACGGTGGTGATATGGGACTTGCAATAAAGGATGTAAGTGGCAGAACAACATCCCGAATTGAGggcaagaagaagaataatgGGGTTGAATTGGTTACAGGGTGGCGTGCATTAACTGATTTGCTTCTTACTGCAAAAAGTTCAGGTTTAGTGTCGGAATGGCAACAGTCAAGAGGTTCATTACTTGTTAGTGGAGATGTTAAAGTTATTCGAATTTGGGATGCGCCTCGTGAGCTTTGTTTACTGGATATACCAGCACGATCTTCTTCCTCGATTACATCCTTAACATCGGATCAAGTCGCTGGTAACGTTTTTATTGCTGGATTTGACGATGGAAGTATCCGAGTTTATGATAGAAGGTTGGATTCACGTGAATCAATGGTGAGAGTATGGAAGCTGGGAAGACAACAACCAAATAGTCAAAATGATTGTCAATTTGGATATGGGTCGATTCGTAATGTCCATATGCAACGAGGTGGGTTTAGGGAACTTGTAAGTGGTTCTTCCGATGGATTTGTTAATCTTTGGGATATCAGACTCAATGATCCAGTTATGACATATACAACTCCtgataaacaaataagaAGCATGGATGTGCATGAGCATGCGCCAGTCTTGACCACGGGGTCCAAATCTGTAAGAATGTGGTCAACAGGGGGGACAGACTTGGCGACATTGAGAAACATTTCGCAAGAGAGCAAATACCTAAGTTCTGGTCGTGGTATCAATTATGTTTCCAGTACAACCTTTCATCCACACCATATGATGCTTGCAACCAACAATACCCAAGACTCCAACATTTGCATATACAACTGCAGAGATGTAGTCGTAGAATATTGA
- the DCP1 gene encoding mRNA-decapping enzyme subunit 1, with product MTSAVQYQNSGFAEESLSREEALKLYTNALNFNVISRYDPAIKQLLSHTSHCVLYKFDHDSDEWIKTDFQGTMALYARDSKSHINELQRTIQQMQPTVELVQHVQDLFQFGLILLNRTSPECFSVGIVPSKSAKALEGKVFGDHTMHEMEVELNDNLIIVRNLYGDIFGLWVFDEEDRSELFKSLQYCLDFQ from the coding sequence ATGACCTCAGCAGTACAATATCAAAACTCGGGTTTTGCAGAAGAGTCATTATCTCGAGAAGAAGCATTAAAGCTTTACACCAACGCCTTAAATTTCAATGTCATTAGCCGGTATGATCCTGCAATCAAACAATTATTGAGCCACACATCACACTGTGTACTATACAAATTTGATCATGACAGTGACGAATGGATCAAGACTGATTTTCAAGGAACTATGGCATTGTATGCACGAGATAGCAAGCTGCATATAAATGAATTGCAGAGGACGATTCAACAGATGCAACCCACGGTCGAGCTTGTGCAACATGTTCAAGaccttttccaatttggaCTCATTCTACTAAACCGTACTAGTCCCGAATGCTTTTCCGTTGGGATTGTCCCCTCCAAACTGGCTAAGGCTTTGGAAGGCAAGGTTTTTGGTGATCACACTATGCATGAAATGGAAGTTGAACTAAATGACAACTTGATCATTGTGCGAAATTTGTATGGCGATATATTTGGTCTCTGGGTTTTTGATGAAGAGGATAGGTCGGAGTTATTCAAGCTGTTACAATATTGTCTTGATTTCCAATAA